From a region of the Narcine bancroftii isolate sNarBan1 chromosome 5, sNarBan1.hap1, whole genome shotgun sequence genome:
- the gpr61 gene encoding G-protein coupled receptor 61, with protein sequence MAAPVSEEWEWNSSTLERQQRVSPTSMFLNKSQVSTDKDLVSQSIGLFLMLLVDIVGIIGNTAVMLVIIRTPLFKKFVFVFHLCLVDLTAVLILMPLGMVSNSALFDNIVFSDTLCRIYLFLSMLFISASILSILAINVDRYYYIVHPMRYEVRMTQKLAMTVIICVWIKAILMSIISVLGWNSQGHMKNQCSLQWDGEIYRKVFITFFILFYFLFPVLIILIVYCNMFKVARVAAMQHGPLPTWMDTPRQRSESLSSRSTMVTSSGAPRVSPQRTFGGGKAAIILILVGGQFVFCWLPFFAFHLHSAMTSNLIPPDFWETIVTWIGYTSFSINPFFYGCLNRQIRGELSKHLACLFKQTLEEDLRLPSREGSIEENFMQFLQRTGCNAETRSSYDASSPKLEQSVLGFRIPGQIVEETSEFLEQHRATDFTMSNSCMRMSRSPKHDA encoded by the coding sequence ATGGCTGCTCCAGTTTCTGAGGAATGGGAATGGAATTCTTCCACTCTGGAACGACAACAaagagtttctccaacttccatgTTCCTCAATAAAAGCCAGGTATCCACGGACAAAGATCTTGTCTCACAGTCGATTGGTCTCTTCTTAATGCTGTTGGTTGACATAGTCGGGATCATTGGAAACACTGCCGTGATGCTTGTAATTATCAGGACTCCATTATTCAAAAAATTTGTCTTTGTTTTCCATCTGTGTTTAGTGGACCTAACAGCTGTCTTAATCCTAATGCCTTTAGGGATGGTGTCCAACTCTGCTCTTTTTGATAACATAGTGTTCAGTGACACCTTGTGCCGGATATACCTCTTCTTAAGTATGTTATTCATCAGTGCATCTATATTATCTATCCTGGCCATTAATGTTGATCGATACTATTATATAGTACATCCGATGAGATATGAAGTAAGGATGACACAGAAGCTGGCGATGACTGTCATCATCTGCGTATGGATTAAAGCCATCTTAATGTCGATAATCTCAGTTTTGGGCTGGAATTCCCAAGGCCACATGAAAAATCAATGCTCCTTGCAGTGGGACGGCGAGATATACAGAAAGGTCTTCATAACTTTCTTTATCCTGTTTTATTTTTTGTTCCCTGTCTTAATTATCCTGATAGTTTACTGCAACATGTTCAAGGTGGCCAGGGTGGCCGCAATGCAACATGGACCCTTACCCACATGGATGGACACACCCCGCCAGAGGTCAGAATCACTCAGCAGTAGGTCCACCATGGTCACCAGCTCTGGAGCACCAAGAGTATCCCCACAAAGGACATTTGGAGGGGGAAAAGCAGCTATCATCCTCATTCTAGTTGGGGGCCAGTTTGTGTTTTGCTGGCTGCCATTTTTTGCATTTCATTTGCATTCTGCAATGACCTCAAATTTAATCCCCCCAGACTTCTGGGAGACAATTGTTACTTGGATTGGATACACCTCCTTCAGCATTAATCCCTTCTTTTATGGGTGCCTCAATCGACAGATCAGAGGGGAACTAAGCAAACACCTCGCCTGTCTCTTCAAACAGACGCTGGAAGAGGATCTCCGGTTACCCAGCCGAGAAGGATCCATCGAGGAGAACTTCATGCAATTTTTGCAGAGGACAGGTTGCAATGCAGAAACTCGGTCTAGCTATGATGCTTCCAGTCCAAAGTTAGAGCAGTCAGTACTAGGTTTCAGAATACCTGGTCAGATTGTAGAAGAAACATCAGAATTCCTTGAACAACACAGAGCAACGGACTTTACGATGTCCAACAGCTGTATGAGAATGAGCCGGTCACCAAAACATGATGCTTAA